The following coding sequences are from one Treponema parvum window:
- a CDS encoding putative glycoside hydrolase — MEILKFAAPFALLFCLSSATAQTQARPLYQLSPMPLKEETTDTATQNIIAGNDAGLFRITDNNTALPLWTEGRVKQILRTETVGKTGNTEEHWYFITSKGILYSQNLNEFEFRNTGLPSLVIHEYDEQKDSYTQQIEDLKDICANPLNPMQLVTATKDNVYISFDGALNWKSLGSMSKTTAGIKAVAIADMPHFAPDGNFYGTDLVVFMSHPIFGLSYIMLNDQKPAWTDVTSGFKIMSSLTAPDEISDILPVLKADAEGRNYVDIYISQTFIPNIYRFNWEKKKGELLYGGNEPSDTIESLVNVEDTLLFTRPSDVGTFDLKEQKEGGIPGKFSLWKERFDSLSLPVQTAWIPKAAAGFEKGFVLNELWMLYPEKIGSKYANVIKDNKRSLYIPPYQVRKQLGSEGIDKFLSIVEENGLNSVVIDMKDDYGLLRYSTKDPLVAQKATESQYSVDIDQFISKFKEKDIYLIARIVVFKDKNLARYGGGKYAVWDAVTGRAWVGIKGYEDIKNEEGTITGKETVYYDENWVDPYSAEVWEYNVGIAKELIARGFNEIQFDYIRFPTDGYNLKNARFRWHSQGMTKESALMSFLAYARKQIEAPLGIDIYGANGWYRSGARTGQDVEMLSNYVDVICPMFYPSHFEQDFLLYEPVAERPYRIYFYGAYRNSIIGRNRIIVRPWVQAFYLNVRYDRQFYSKEYVRQQLFGIRDSVNKGYMYWNNVGNYSMIQPDIGEEPYSGKTKEAGREYRKPAFGISENAKNKSDSEGQRTLPSISVIDSVRKYETIEKNRFLNIFKLPSTSIF; from the coding sequence ATGGAAATTTTAAAATTCGCCGCACCATTTGCGCTTTTATTTTGTCTTTCTTCAGCGACGGCTCAGACACAGGCAAGACCGCTTTATCAGCTCTCCCCGATGCCTTTAAAAGAAGAAACAACCGATACGGCAACTCAAAATATAATAGCCGGAAACGACGCCGGTTTATTCAGAATAACCGATAACAATACGGCGCTTCCGTTGTGGACGGAAGGGCGAGTAAAACAAATTCTAAGAACCGAAACGGTCGGCAAAACGGGAAATACGGAAGAACATTGGTATTTTATTACGTCCAAAGGGATTCTTTACTCTCAGAATTTGAACGAGTTTGAATTTAGGAATACCGGCCTTCCCTCCCTTGTTATACACGAATACGATGAACAAAAAGACAGTTATACGCAGCAAATAGAAGATCTAAAAGACATATGTGCCAATCCTCTTAATCCCATGCAGCTTGTAACTGCAACAAAGGACAACGTATATATCAGCTTTGACGGCGCATTGAATTGGAAATCGCTTGGATCGATGAGTAAGACTACGGCAGGAATAAAAGCGGTTGCAATAGCCGATATGCCGCATTTTGCGCCTGACGGAAATTTTTATGGCACGGATCTGGTAGTTTTTATGTCGCATCCGATATTCGGACTGTCTTATATCATGCTCAACGATCAAAAACCCGCTTGGACCGATGTGACATCCGGATTTAAAATAATGTCGTCGCTTACCGCTCCGGATGAAATTTCCGATATTTTACCGGTACTCAAGGCCGACGCCGAAGGCAGAAATTACGTTGATATTTATATTTCACAGACGTTCATACCTAATATCTACAGGTTTAATTGGGAAAAGAAAAAAGGAGAACTTCTGTACGGCGGCAATGAACCAAGCGATACGATAGAGTCCTTAGTCAACGTTGAAGACACTTTGTTATTCACAAGACCTTCAGATGTCGGAACCTTCGATCTTAAAGAACAAAAAGAAGGAGGAATACCGGGTAAATTTTCTTTGTGGAAAGAAAGATTCGATTCTTTGTCACTTCCCGTACAAACGGCATGGATTCCTAAAGCGGCTGCGGGTTTTGAAAAGGGTTTTGTTCTTAATGAATTGTGGATGCTCTATCCTGAAAAGATAGGTTCAAAGTACGCAAACGTTATTAAAGACAATAAGCGAAGCTTATATATACCGCCGTATCAAGTGCGTAAGCAATTAGGTTCGGAAGGCATAGATAAATTTCTTTCGATCGTGGAAGAAAACGGTTTAAACAGCGTCGTAATAGATATGAAAGACGATTACGGTCTTTTGCGTTACAGCACAAAAGACCCGCTTGTAGCGCAAAAAGCGACGGAAAGCCAATATTCCGTAGATATAGATCAGTTTATTTCCAAATTTAAAGAAAAAGACATATACCTTATCGCCCGCATAGTCGTATTTAAAGACAAGAATTTAGCCAGATACGGCGGCGGGAAATACGCCGTATGGGACGCCGTAACCGGCAGGGCTTGGGTCGGAATAAAAGGATATGAAGACATTAAAAATGAAGAAGGAACAATTACCGGAAAAGAAACCGTTTACTATGATGAAAATTGGGTTGATCCGTATTCGGCTGAGGTTTGGGAATATAACGTGGGAATTGCGAAAGAGCTGATTGCGCGAGGATTTAATGAAATTCAGTTTGATTATATAAGATTCCCTACGGACGGATATAATTTAAAAAATGCACGTTTCCGCTGGCATTCTCAAGGCATGACAAAGGAATCGGCACTTATGTCTTTTTTAGCCTACGCCAGAAAGCAAATAGAAGCGCCTTTGGGAATAGATATTTACGGGGCGAACGGCTGGTATCGCAGCGGCGCACGGACGGGTCAAGATGTTGAAATGCTTTCAAATTACGTAGATGTGATTTGTCCTATGTTTTATCCGAGCCATTTTGAACAGGATTTTTTGCTTTATGAACCGGTGGCGGAGCGGCCTTATCGCATATATTTTTACGGCGCATATAGAAATTCTATCATCGGGAGAAACAGAATCATCGTGCGCCCGTGGGTTCAGGCATTTTATTTAAATGTAAGATACGACAGGCAGTTTTACAGCAAGGAATATGTAAGACAGCAGCTGTTCGGTATCCGCGATTCCGTAAACAAGGGATATATGTATTGGAATAACGTAGGTAACTACAGCATGATTCAGCCGGATATAGGCGAAGAGCCGTATTCCGGAAAGACAAAAGAAGCCGGCAGGGAATACAGAAAACCCGCTTTCGGTATTTCTGAAAATGCTAAAAATAAAAGCGATTCGGAAGGTCAAAGGACATTGCCGTCCATATCCGTTATCGACAGTGTGCGTAAATATGAGACAATTGAAAAAAACAGGTTTTTGAATATATTCAAACTGCCGTCGACGTCGATATTTTAA
- the mnmE gene encoding tRNA uridine-5-carboxymethylaminomethyl(34) synthesis GTPase MnmE: protein METITYTPEESIAAVATGLIPSALGVIRTTGKDSIEMISRLFSRPKALLSAGGNSIVYGWIIDPLKKESGEDGRVDEVLISVFKSPKSFTGENMAEISCHGGIAVVTEIYNLLLKNGFRKALRGEFTFRAYINGKTDLTRAEAIREIIESKTDKSSGRAAGRLAGSVYDQIKDIQQLIVKTIAAIEVGIEYPEDEQTIADAFDSTDLLSAAEKLKSLSDSWKSEKLYQDGARVVLCGKTNVGKSSLFNSLLKEDRSIVSDIEGTTRDWIESWVNFDGVPARLFDTAGLRKTEDLIEQSGVERTKDLSKDADIVLYLADASDSSKEKAKIITEELEALLPDNKIPVLLVWNKCDSLATGFEEAGLPYLRENSIKKIPTLKGQLHISAKTGKGIAALSEAVKNVLTGSLETDREKAGLGSSRQEKNVKEAYECVAHALKSVNENYSLDAAVQDLEDSLEALAEVTGEVTPDDILETIFSNFCVGK, encoded by the coding sequence ATGGAAACTATCACTTACACGCCCGAAGAATCGATTGCGGCGGTTGCCACAGGGCTTATTCCTTCGGCGCTCGGCGTTATACGGACTACGGGCAAAGACAGCATAGAAATGATTTCTCGCCTCTTTTCAAGGCCCAAGGCTTTGTTGTCGGCCGGCGGGAATTCGATCGTTTACGGTTGGATTATCGATCCTTTAAAAAAGGAAAGCGGCGAAGACGGGCGCGTAGATGAAGTTTTGATAAGCGTATTTAAATCTCCTAAAAGTTTTACCGGCGAAAACATGGCCGAAATAAGCTGTCACGGCGGAATCGCCGTTGTGACGGAAATTTACAACCTGCTTTTAAAAAACGGTTTTAGAAAAGCCTTGAGGGGAGAATTTACTTTTCGGGCGTATATTAATGGTAAAACGGATCTGACAAGGGCAGAAGCTATCAGGGAAATAATAGAAAGCAAAACGGATAAGTCCTCCGGAAGGGCGGCAGGCAGACTGGCAGGTTCCGTATACGATCAGATAAAAGACATTCAGCAGTTGATAGTTAAAACAATAGCCGCAATCGAAGTGGGCATTGAATATCCTGAAGACGAACAAACCATAGCGGATGCGTTTGACAGTACGGATCTGTTGTCCGCAGCTGAAAAACTTAAAAGTCTTTCGGATTCTTGGAAGAGTGAAAAACTGTATCAGGACGGCGCCAGAGTAGTTTTGTGCGGCAAGACCAATGTAGGAAAGTCGAGTTTGTTCAACTCTCTTTTAAAAGAGGACAGGTCTATAGTTTCGGATATAGAAGGAACGACAAGAGATTGGATTGAAAGCTGGGTGAATTTTGACGGGGTTCCCGCCCGCTTGTTTGATACGGCGGGCTTACGCAAGACCGAAGACCTTATAGAACAAAGCGGAGTCGAGCGGACAAAAGATTTGTCAAAAGATGCGGATATAGTTTTATATTTGGCCGACGCTTCGGACAGTTCTAAAGAAAAAGCGAAAATAATCACGGAAGAATTAGAGGCGCTGCTGCCCGATAATAAAATTCCCGTATTGCTTGTTTGGAACAAATGCGACAGCCTTGCTACCGGTTTTGAAGAAGCGGGTCTGCCGTATTTAAGAGAGAACAGCATAAAAAAAATTCCGACGTTAAAAGGACAACTTCATATAAGCGCTAAAACGGGAAAAGGCATCGCCGCTCTTTCTGAGGCGGTAAAAAACGTCCTTACAGGTTCTTTGGAAACGGACAGGGAAAAAGCCGGGCTCGGCTCTTCACGGCAGGAAAAAAATGTAAAAGAAGCGTATGAATGCGTTGCCCATGCTTTAAAAAGCGTAAATGAAAATTATTCGCTCGATGCCGCCGTTCAGGATTTGGAAGACAGCCTCGAAGCGCTTGCGGAAGTTACGGGCGAAGTTACGCCGGACGATATTTTGGAAACAATCTTTTCAAATTTTTGCGTCGGAAAATAA
- a CDS encoding DUF2188 domain-containing protein, which produces MKQHHVVHNPNGGWDVKAANAQRASAHSTTKAGAISIARTISQNQGSELFIHNMNGQISSRDSHGNDPFPPRG; this is translated from the coding sequence TTGAAACAACACCATGTTGTCCATAATCCTAATGGCGGCTGGGATGTAAAAGCTGCTAATGCACAGCGCGCGAGTGCACATTCAACAACAAAAGCTGGAGCAATTTCTATTGCGCGTACAATCAGTCAAAATCAAGGTTCTGAACTCTTCATACATAATATGAATGGTCAGATTTCTAGTCGAGATTCTCATGGAAACGATCCGTTTCCTCCAAGAGGATAA
- a CDS encoding pesticin C-terminus-like muramidase, giving the protein MEVWSSYDKGVIPCVRYNYYTPSEGFGYTVTENKVTTDPENGEVIKTFIQTDGLGRELIKAKTGCKFDLHTKTNEVGWNVSGALAYDEKGRTIAEGQMHFISGEGIEAINLNGKSNQDVSMLYKMIRPTKKTYDDLDRIVKTILPGVNKEGDERIQRTKYGITEEGLSYIETTDLLGNIGVQYADVRGNIIKVERYAKDNAKKLTFATYEYDSLGQMTRAYDAKGNAITVTYDMLGRKTEISTKDGGAKRYTYDDINLLYEDDEVMRDSGKRINYTYDGFNRVIKIAYPEGGDVEYEYGKPGAPYNRAGKVTSVQDEAGVTNFEYGKLGEVIKEKRTLKRHIPSHESEKTSVMEYVSDYLGRMQSITYPDREKVTYGYDEGGQVRSIKGIHDSQEYTYIENIGYDEYSQRVYIKYGNGVETNYTYDDDMRWLKHINTENKFGMQYQNIDYTFDDVGNVLGYDNNCMNGARYSTSQSYTYDSLYQLVEAIGTTEDNPYGIIGSPDYISSYSQNFSFDEIGNMINKKSTEIITPAMQKKNGDDLNYEFTYEYDTDYAHRLKRVGSEKKGFRYYTYDKNGNVTSENDGTSPNEDTAELTPVTITTHTNDEGSPVYEADYAWAWPWSTGSNSSNKPAPLNKRTYEWNSRNLLMRSVNSVYDTRYAYGADGNRAAKWTLSNSSETLYFNMMWTWHTDTGLPEGQYSKHIYLGETRIVTKQTSKLDISYGQSDEYHHRYYYHPDHLGSAQLVTDYEGNEYQRIEYTPYGELWVEKKSKTEEGLRFLPYKFTAKEQDEETGLYYYGARYLDAKYSRWLSTDPAVGEYIPQAPVNDEAKKYNQSLPGQGGIFNIVNLQLYHYAGNNPVKYIDPDGKEVDYKFVAGHEGKQQLNGYVPKNNDGKTIGRSGVTIATGFDIGQHNSYDLNRIFGSNNTNQELKDLYTPYLDIRKQDAIDKLEEIPLTITQNQADKTDAAVFSQKLISIKRAFNSASKSNNGNFDNLPDNAQTALFSFAYQNGSGSIPQDLIDKLATGDYSGAADVLTQYGKDNGYTNRRNAEANLLRQIQSQNDNTDN; this is encoded by the coding sequence ATGGAAGTATGGAGTTCCTACGACAAAGGAGTGATCCCTTGTGTGCGCTATAATTATTACACGCCGTCTGAGGGCTTTGGGTACACAGTAACTGAAAACAAGGTAACGACAGACCCCGAAAACGGCGAAGTGATAAAAACCTTTATCCAGACTGACGGACTTGGAAGAGAGCTTATAAAAGCAAAGACAGGATGTAAATTCGATTTACACACAAAGACAAATGAAGTCGGGTGGAATGTAAGCGGAGCTCTGGCATATGATGAGAAAGGCAGGACAATAGCTGAAGGGCAGATGCATTTTATTTCAGGGGAAGGCATAGAAGCAATAAACCTTAACGGAAAGTCAAATCAAGATGTCTCTATGCTATATAAGATGATAAGGCCTACAAAAAAGACATACGATGACCTTGACCGCATAGTAAAGACTATCCTTCCGGGGGTTAATAAAGAAGGAGACGAGAGGATCCAAAGAACTAAGTACGGCATAACGGAGGAAGGGCTATCATACATAGAGACGACAGATCTTTTAGGGAACATAGGAGTGCAGTATGCAGACGTTAGAGGGAATATCATAAAAGTAGAGCGATATGCAAAAGATAACGCAAAAAAGCTCACCTTTGCTACATATGAATATGATTCTCTCGGCCAAATGACAAGAGCTTATGACGCTAAAGGCAATGCGATAACAGTTACTTACGATATGCTCGGAAGAAAGACTGAAATCTCTACAAAGGACGGAGGAGCAAAAAGGTACACCTATGACGATATAAATCTCTTATATGAAGATGATGAAGTTATGAGAGATTCGGGTAAACGGATAAACTACACCTATGACGGCTTTAACCGTGTCATAAAGATAGCGTACCCTGAAGGGGGAGATGTAGAATATGAATACGGGAAGCCCGGAGCGCCGTACAATAGAGCAGGTAAAGTCACTTCGGTACAAGATGAAGCGGGCGTTACAAACTTTGAGTACGGAAAACTCGGGGAAGTTATAAAAGAAAAGCGAACGCTTAAAAGGCACATACCGTCACATGAGAGTGAAAAGACATCCGTAATGGAATATGTAAGCGACTATCTAGGACGCATGCAGAGCATTACATATCCTGACAGGGAAAAAGTTACTTACGGCTATGATGAAGGAGGACAGGTCAGAAGTATAAAAGGCATACACGACTCTCAAGAGTACACTTACATAGAGAACATAGGATATGACGAATATAGCCAGAGAGTGTATATCAAATACGGAAACGGAGTTGAAACAAACTACACGTATGATGACGATATGAGATGGCTAAAGCACATAAATACCGAAAACAAATTCGGGATGCAATATCAAAACATAGACTACACCTTTGACGATGTAGGTAATGTGTTAGGCTATGATAATAACTGTATGAACGGAGCTCGCTACAGCACTTCTCAAAGCTACACATATGATTCTCTTTATCAGTTAGTTGAAGCAATCGGTACTACGGAAGACAACCCCTACGGTATTATAGGATCGCCCGACTATATAAGCTCTTACAGTCAAAACTTCTCCTTTGATGAAATCGGGAACATGATAAATAAGAAGAGCACTGAAATAATCACTCCTGCAATGCAGAAGAAAAATGGAGACGATTTAAACTATGAGTTTACATATGAGTATGATACGGACTATGCACACCGCTTAAAGAGAGTAGGAAGTGAGAAGAAGGGCTTTAGGTATTATACATATGATAAAAACGGGAATGTTACATCCGAAAACGACGGAACATCTCCTAATGAAGATACGGCAGAACTCACACCTGTAACTATAACAACTCATACTAATGACGAAGGCTCACCCGTCTATGAAGCCGACTATGCATGGGCATGGCCTTGGAGCACAGGAAGCAATAGCAGCAACAAACCTGCACCTCTTAACAAGAGAACCTATGAATGGAACAGCCGGAACCTCTTAATGAGGAGCGTGAACTCTGTCTATGATACGCGCTATGCATACGGTGCGGACGGCAATAGAGCTGCCAAATGGACTCTTTCTAACTCAAGTGAGACATTATACTTTAACATGATGTGGACATGGCACACGGATACGGGACTTCCTGAAGGGCAGTATTCAAAGCACATATACCTAGGTGAGACAAGAATCGTAACCAAGCAGACAAGTAAGCTTGATATAAGCTATGGGCAAAGCGATGAATATCATCATAGGTACTACTATCATCCTGACCACCTAGGCTCGGCACAGCTTGTGACAGACTATGAAGGAAACGAGTATCAGAGGATAGAATACACGCCATATGGAGAGCTTTGGGTAGAGAAGAAGTCAAAGACGGAAGAAGGCTTACGTTTCCTGCCTTATAAGTTCACAGCAAAAGAACAAGATGAAGAGACAGGACTCTATTACTACGGAGCACGCTACTTGGATGCGAAGTACTCCCGCTGGTTATCAACAGATCCGGCGGTCGGGGAGTACATACCTCAAGCACCTGTAAACGATGAGGCAAAGAAATACAACCAAAGCCTGCCGGGACAAGGTGGCATCTTCAACATCGTGAACTTGCAGCTGTATCACTATGCAGGCAATAATCCTGTGAAGTATATAGATCCGGATGGGAAGGAAGTAGATTATAAATTTGTTGCTGGACATGAAGGAAAGCAACAATTGAATGGTTATGTACCAAAAAATAATGATGGAAAAACTATTGGTCGAAGTGGAGTTACTATTGCAACAGGTTTTGATATTGGCCAGCATAATTCTTATGATTTAAATCGAATTTTCGGAAGCAATAATACAAATCAGGAATTAAAGGATTTATATACACCGTATTTAGATATACGAAAGCAAGATGCGATTGATAAATTGGAAGAAATACCACTTACAATAACTCAAAATCAGGCAGACAAAACTGATGCAGCCGTTTTCTCTCAAAAATTAATATCGATAAAAAGGGCATTTAATTCAGCAAGTAAAAGCAATAATGGAAATTTTGATAATTTACCTGATAATGCACAAACTGCTTTATTTTCTTTTGCATATCAGAATGGCAGTGGGTCAATACCACAAGATTTAATTGATAAATTAGCAACAGGAGATTATTCCGGTGCCGCAGATGTTTTAACACAATACGGGAAAGATAATGGATATACCAATCGACGTAATGCAGAGGCTAACTTATTGCGTCAAATTCAAAGTCAAAATGATAATACGGATAATTAA
- a CDS encoding ATP-binding protein, with protein sequence MKKKNVINLIKYYSEGNDVSFRDEAYEIANDFNASGDRELAEYIMALLSKANTFVPQINEDNNSFLHKIEYSKEPLPLPEIIKNDILGIVNAIGQNAGINKYLFYGAPGTGKTETVKQVARILSRELYVVDFDNLIDSKLGQTAKNISNLFSQLNSVAHPERMIVLFDEIDAIALDRTNSNDLREMGRATSAVLKGMDNLNEQIVMIATTNLYDSFDKALLRRFDSCIDFNRYSREDLHDIAEIILGHFLSKFKYAGRNLRLFNKILDEQEFIPYPGELKNLIKSSIAFSKPNDEFDYLRRLYTSITNNPNPDVKELQEKGYTVREIEILSGISKSHVSRILQEA encoded by the coding sequence ATGAAAAAGAAGAATGTTATCAATCTAATCAAATATTATTCAGAAGGCAATGATGTATCTTTTAGAGATGAAGCTTATGAAATTGCCAATGATTTTAATGCTTCTGGAGATCGAGAACTTGCAGAATATATTATGGCTCTTCTTTCTAAAGCTAACACATTCGTTCCTCAAATAAACGAAGACAACAATTCGTTTTTACATAAAATTGAGTATTCTAAAGAACCTCTTCCACTGCCTGAAATCATTAAAAATGATATTTTAGGTATTGTAAATGCAATTGGACAGAACGCTGGAATCAATAAATATCTTTTTTATGGTGCACCAGGAACTGGAAAAACAGAAACTGTAAAACAAGTTGCGCGTATTCTTTCAAGAGAATTATATGTTGTTGATTTTGATAATCTCATCGATAGTAAATTAGGCCAAACTGCTAAAAATATTTCAAACTTATTTTCTCAACTTAACTCGGTAGCTCATCCAGAAAGAATGATCGTGCTTTTTGACGAAATTGATGCTATTGCTTTGGATAGAACTAATTCTAACGATTTACGAGAAATGGGTCGTGCCACTTCAGCTGTTTTAAAAGGAATGGATAATCTCAATGAACAAATTGTAATGATAGCTACAACTAATCTTTATGATTCTTTTGATAAAGCTCTCTTGCGTAGATTTGATTCTTGCATAGATTTTAATCGTTATTCAAGAGAAGATTTACATGACATTGCAGAAATAATATTGGGACATTTTTTAAGTAAGTTTAAATACGCAGGCCGAAATCTGAGACTCTTTAATAAAATCCTTGATGAACAGGAATTTATTCCCTATCCGGGAGAACTTAAGAATCTTATAAAATCTTCTATTGCATTCAGTAAACCAAATGATGAATTTGATTATTTAAGACGCCTTTATACATCGATTACAAATAATCCAAATCCAGATGTAAAGGAACTACAGGAAAAAGGATATACAGTAAGAGAAATAGAAATTCTTTCTGGCATTTCAAAAAGTCATGTTTCTAGAATATTACAAGAGGCTTAA
- a CDS encoding S8 family peptidase — protein sequence MNDILKLTGHFEQRKNPNRPGPRNLPANKKIKVSHIINLRNQLIEIDEYWKNKTLFQKALVSVHYTEVVAKSNRIKDLLSQYSQNTNETIVGAKFSNDSEDDPKHIITHCVDKKTIRETITQLDKCISIIQAMFSGEVDFAIIEKINSNLTPIPNFSKTKFVSLIVDCFHVDFFDVDLEKESININSIVTLYKTDVNSIDILRQIGISETKYQKIDVDTFIMSPAIFEILKREAPYLIAMKVEDLTEIPAVSIEEDIDADPDFSILDPTNEPVIGVIDTHFDKHVYFTKWVDYTNMQSSDIELEPEDYDHGTMVSSIIVDGPTLNPRLQDNCGRFRVRHFGVAKKGSNSSSFIMETIEKIVENNKDIKVWNLSLGSELEIDRNFISPEAAKLDYLQFKNDIVFIVSGTNKPENKEYPKKIGAPADSINSIVVNSVDFNDIPAEYSRTGPVLSFFNKPDLCYYGGTYEDGLTVYAPFGKKKSYGTSFAAPWITRKMAYLIYKMNFTKEAAKALLIDSAAGWKKFKSTTTIAGYGVVPIQIENIIQSQNDEIRFVISGSSILYDTYNYNIPVPVYQDAQPFIAKATLCYFPNCSRNQGVDYTDTELDLHFGRIKDDSIKPIDNNIQNDEGRYFLKEEKARQLYRKWDNIKLIGEELKNNPRARKLYDDGRWGISLKTTKRLVGNSGRGMAFGLVITLKEINGQNRLEDFIRLCSLRGWLVNRINVENQIEIFNKFEQAIEFE from the coding sequence ATGAATGATATATTAAAGTTGACCGGTCATTTTGAACAAAGGAAAAATCCTAATAGACCAGGTCCTAGAAATCTTCCTGCTAATAAGAAAATTAAAGTTTCACATATTATAAACTTAAGGAATCAACTTATAGAAATTGATGAATATTGGAAAAATAAAACGCTTTTTCAAAAAGCACTTGTTTCTGTCCATTACACAGAAGTTGTTGCAAAAAGCAATCGTATTAAAGATTTATTATCGCAATATTCACAGAATACTAATGAAACAATAGTTGGTGCAAAATTTTCTAATGATTCAGAAGATGACCCGAAACATATTATTACCCATTGTGTAGACAAGAAAACTATAAGAGAAACTATTACACAATTGGATAAGTGTATTTCTATTATTCAAGCAATGTTCTCTGGAGAAGTTGATTTTGCAATAATAGAGAAAATCAACAGCAATTTAACTCCAATTCCGAACTTTTCTAAAACAAAATTTGTTTCTTTAATTGTCGATTGTTTTCATGTTGATTTTTTTGATGTAGATCTTGAAAAGGAATCTATTAACATAAATTCTATCGTTACTCTTTATAAAACAGATGTAAATTCTATTGATATTCTTAGGCAAATTGGAATTTCAGAAACAAAATATCAAAAAATAGATGTTGATACATTTATAATGAGCCCGGCAATTTTTGAAATTCTCAAACGAGAAGCACCTTATTTAATTGCTATGAAAGTTGAAGATCTTACCGAAATTCCTGCTGTTAGTATTGAAGAAGATATTGATGCAGATCCAGATTTTTCTATACTTGACCCAACAAACGAACCTGTTATTGGTGTTATCGATACTCATTTTGATAAGCATGTTTATTTTACAAAATGGGTAGACTATACAAATATGCAATCTTCTGATATTGAATTGGAACCAGAGGACTATGATCATGGTACTATGGTTTCATCGATTATTGTTGATGGTCCAACATTGAATCCTAGACTACAAGATAATTGTGGTAGATTTAGAGTAAGACATTTTGGAGTTGCCAAAAAGGGTTCTAACAGTTCTTCATTTATTATGGAAACTATAGAGAAAATAGTCGAAAACAATAAAGACATAAAAGTATGGAATCTTTCATTAGGTTCTGAACTTGAAATTGATAGAAACTTTATTTCTCCAGAAGCAGCTAAACTTGATTATTTACAGTTTAAGAATGATATTGTATTTATTGTTTCAGGAACAAATAAACCTGAGAATAAAGAATATCCAAAGAAAATAGGTGCACCTGCGGATTCTATTAATTCTATTGTTGTTAATTCCGTTGACTTCAATGATATTCCTGCAGAATATTCTCGAACAGGGCCGGTTCTTTCTTTTTTCAATAAACCCGACTTATGCTACTACGGTGGAACTTATGAAGATGGACTAACAGTATATGCTCCATTTGGAAAAAAGAAATCCTACGGTACATCATTCGCTGCTCCTTGGATAACTAGAAAAATGGCGTACCTTATCTATAAAATGAATTTTACAAAAGAAGCTGCAAAAGCATTGTTAATAGATTCTGCTGCAGGATGGAAAAAATTCAAATCAACAACGACAATTGCAGGTTATGGTGTTGTTCCAATACAAATTGAAAACATTATTCAAAGTCAGAATGATGAAATTCGATTTGTTATTTCTGGTAGTTCCATATTGTATGATACATATAATTATAATATTCCAGTACCTGTATATCAGGACGCCCAACCATTCATTGCTAAAGCTACTTTGTGTTATTTTCCAAACTGTTCTAGGAATCAAGGAGTCGATTATACTGATACAGAGTTAGACCTTCATTTTGGTCGAATCAAAGATGATTCTATTAAACCAATCGATAACAATATTCAAAATGACGAAGGAAGATATTTCTTAAAAGAAGAAAAAGCTCGTCAGCTTTACCGAAAATGGGATAATATTAAATTAATTGGTGAAGAGTTAAAAAATAATCCACGTGCACGAAAGTTGTATGATGATGGACGCTGGGGAATAAGCTTAAAAACAACGAAACGCTTAGTTGGTAATTCAGGACGAGGTATGGCTTTTGGACTTGTTATTACATTAAAAGAAATTAATGGTCAAAACAGGTTAGAAGATTTTATTCGACTTTGTTCATTGCGAGGTTGGCTTGTTAATAGAATCAATGTTGAAAATCAAATTGAAATTTTCAATAAATTTGAACAGGCTATTGAATTTGAATAA